agggtttaggttagaagcaatttagagtTCACATGtagtaatggaactagggttcctaattgaattagggttttaggtttcacatgaaatgatgagttcctagttttctaccatatggaattAGTGTTGTATAATTTCTATTTAGTTCAtaagttaataacttcattaatcaagttgaagttattaataacttcaaaataaaataatattcaatttggctttttattatttttaaataatttaataattagggtaattatgaattagggtttaaattccactaataaagattcaataaattaacaaataaagaaaaatagctttaatgttttctttattttcttactggtttttttatttattttataagattttcctaattattgaattttaattgaatttagaattaataaatggGGTTTAAATAaccagtattaaataattgaatttttattaaaaataaaaatttcatattatatttttattagatagagttttctattctaagaattttaatatcttattttaatttttctgaGTTAGTATGAATTTTATATGGATTTACAAATTTGCAGTAATTAATGAACTTGAAATTAAAACCTGAAATGACTAAACGTACCCGGCTAATGCACCCACAGGGGCACTGACCCGTGGGCCATTGGCCAGGTCAGACACCACGTCGGCGTGGACTAAGTCCAAATCGCCACATGGCCTGGGAGCTCATGGCCGGCGGTTTGCCGGTGACGGCGCCGGAGCAAGGCTGCTTCCCAGGACGAGTAACTGCGCCTAATCGAACCACGGCACGGTGGGGAACCtagtggtggcggcgccgctccctaATTGTCACCGGAGCATGACCGGCGGCGACTTGCTGCGGCGGCGCGCACGGACCAGCGACACGGAGGCGATGCAGGACATAATCGAGAGGGATGGGGGTACTGGGAGGACCGCAAGCTCACCACGAGCGCGTTGGTGTGGTCGGCGAGGCCTGGGGTGGcctgagtcgccggcgacgacggtAATCGGCGTCGGGGAAGACGGTGTCGTTGGCGTCGCTACGCACCGCCTCGCCTCAATTCCTTTTGCAGGATGATCAAGTCAAAGACGGCGAACACAGTGGTGGCCACGGCGAGGCTCGGGGTTTCCCCAATCGACGGCGATAGCCGGAGACTGTACGGCTAGGGTTTTGGGTTGGGCGGAAATTGAGCAGAGAGAGAGGAAAGAAGGTCAGGCTAGGGTTCGTCCAGGCTTTATACGGCTCAAGGTGATCCTCGTCACGACGTCGGGGAAGGAGGAGGCGCCAGCGCGAGGGAGAAGCGACGCACGGCTTCGCGGTGGCCTCCAGCTctcggagaggatgaggacgagttcTTCCCTTTCTTTTTTTTTATCGAAGGGGTATACGGGCTGGTTTTGGGCTGGTCTGGTGGGCTGCTGCTGGACCAGTTGCTGGGCTTTGCTGTTGGGCTGCTGCGGTTTGGTAAGACAGGTAAGTCCATTTTCTCTTCCTTTCTTTTATTCATTTACTGTTTTGTAGTTCCTATTTTGTATTCTGTTTTTAATTTAAATTtccatttttttctattttgcaggtatttCAATGAGATTAATTCCATGAAGAATTAGTGCAATGGTTATTACACACTTCCTTATTGGAAGAATGCATTTTATATTTGATTCTATTTCATACATATGGGCTTATTCAATATAGCAATTAAACATGAGTTTGTATTCTCATTTTAATTCCCTTTTTATATGAATCAACTCTATTTGGAATTAATAGAGTTGATAAtctcaactcaaagtatttcagagttagttattaggagttggtttctatttgagaaattggttgttcacatatgattttatgtgagcattaaatctattagggttttatggtttctaTTACAAGCCCCTTGTAAAGTTAACACTATTATTATTATTGAAAGGATCTAGGGTAGGTAGTGTTCCATCATGGTTGTTCTTGGTTACCAAGATAAATAGTTGATCATTACACATATGGTTTTAACCATAtaatgtagcacaaggtttttcttatgttgaagaattgaagcataagattttaaTTAGTGAGCAATTCTAGAGTTAAaagcatattcacctaatggcacatGGTTTGGAATTTAATTGTGACTTAgttcatattatgatcaccatagtgatacataaactagggttgaggtttaattctaggttatcGAGATGAAAtggcaccatattgcatgtgctagggttaatctcccctaaccatgataaggtggtggctttattaacattttatgttctcctttagttactaagatattgagaattagttttatcttataccaatagtTTGCTATTATATCCTTGatctattgttaaagtaactaaagttgttatagttctttttatagttaactttggtcatatgaatggatgatttctcaccatattaagtatggagttttacactaaggttttcttatgttcttaAATCTATGGAATAtaaatatggtaggattctacttatgagcaccaagtgattcacaagttaaggtggaaatataagcatatggttgcttactagtgatctcccagtAATTTTATGTGGggatgagatctacttatcctattagggtttattctcaatacctcaagttcttagggtttgtgATCATCACTTAActaataatgatcaaggtttggcttcctaaggatctctcattaaatggggttctcacttctatgatcaagtattgtcttgatcagctaaggtatagtacttatactttactttcttggatgggactactatggttgcctctaaagtttatatcccaggagaatacctgagatattatgttagggttctactcaacaataatgatatgatcatctgattataagaatagttctctctctcaaatccagatgttgcctcatctatttttagtgtaactccatagcttgagttctctcatataggaatggtttattctagggtttatggtgtactcttaatatttatttaggttgctgagctaaagattcaattgtctaacttagttggattagtccaacccttatttcactaattcatggatatagtcttattccacttggtatttggttatctcaccactccaagatgaaatgggttacaacccaatactttagttcaaagattgtcctctattcattaataggtaaagctGGAATTGATATGGATGGgctctctcacttgggaaggacttcaatactaacctaaggttattctccaaagataattatgtggtcaccaatatctatggttaatataaatgggttctctctctagggatagtctggaataatattctagggtttctcttcaagggtgatgatttgaatacttggatgtatatccaaggtttaactcaaggtttgttattgcttctttaattattaatatagaactctcacctctctaggtttgatgtataataacatggaatagagaaggattatattccttagttggatctccttgtctggtTTCCAAAATTAAAGTAGAGTGGTATCATAGGGTTTATGGTAAGATCAAGGATTAGTGTAAGGCATGGAAAAGCTAAGGCAGTaatagtttctccattttattgttacttgatttgtaattgaattgatgttcatatgccatgacaaggattaccatattataatcttttataagatcaagaaaTTGATCATtgggtaaagtgttgttgtgttgattattagttccatttgatctaaccccttagatcaaatcatctctacccaaaacaaggttttagcaaagtcaccttgaggtttatagcacttgacttgatgagctacttcaaatccaccaaggtcaagtgaaacttcagttactgtgactgttttactttaaagcgcgaaaattccccagattttctatgcatgaatgcaatgcacacatctgtttcctctatttttgtaaccccaatacctgggatattacaccgagatcatcggctatgaagaaccagacctctctggaggtgtcgaaggtgtagactaccttatagtctacggaaccggggagggttccggtggagaacaagcttagaccgatagagagtagtagtaaccgagcagtacgaacttctagtacttaactgctcgttgaaataaatgtataacctagtgaaacttctatattgtaagttaagatgggttcgcctcgaacccaggagtatccctcttaggacccaagaggagctccgagacgatatgtatattatgcttgtaataataaatgaatgagttatggacctgctatgttctgttgtactactctgagggatgtaatatttgcggaatggtacttcatgaatgttatatcaacgactggcatactacaacatgcagtggtatgcagggtcaccacatcggcggcggccggcgttGTTACGCGCTGGAGGAGGGGGAGGACCGTCATACGCTGCGAGTTCCCGTTCGTGCCGGAGACAGAAGAACTCATTCCAGGTGTCGTAGTTGTCGGGGAGGTACCGCTCCTCCGTGCGCTGCTCCTCGCTAAGGGTGACCCGCACAGCGTCGATAGCGGCGTCGAGCTCGTCGCCTCCCACTGGAAGCGGCGGGATCGGGACGCCCCCCCGCGCTCAGGTGCCATCCTCCGGGcacgcggaagtccggcggcacCGGGTAGCCCGCTATGTGCAGAAATCCCGCCTCCCACTGGTGTAGGGAACGTCGTCCGAAGCCGTTGTTCGCCACGCCTTCGCTGTGGCCCGCCATTGCTCGCTGGAGGCGGATTGGGGAGAGAAGACATGGCTGGGGAGAGGAGAGAGACAACGGTGCTGAATGCGGGCAGACGCGGTAGGTTCCGCGATAAATAGAGGGAGCCGCGCGTGAATCCGAGGCGATGAcgataactcgccgcgtggaagctacgcgtccggTGAAGACTGACTGGCGGTAGGCTTTtgaagcgcgcggaagacgattggCCTTTGTCGCCGACAAGTCGGGGCCACCATCCGCGCGGGAAGTTTTTCTCGatgtttcccgcgctttcgtttcgtccggagtccccgagcgcttccCGGGGGGCGGGGATGACCTGAGCTCGCCGGCTGACGAAAACCCAAATCCGGGTGAAAAACGAGGTTCCAAGGGGGCGACTGGACCGGATGAAAAAAAGGTCCTGagagacggctggagatgctacACCGACAAGTGGGTCTCACCGAACCGTCTCGGACTACTGGGGGCAGCCTGCCTTGAGGTAAAAATATCATCCCATCGGGCCCTCTCCTTCCCCATCCCGTCGTCTTCGAATCGAATCGGGGGATCTCGCGTTCCAGCCAAGCCCCACAAAAGCCACGAGCCCAACTCGCCCGAAACCTAGGGTTTCGCCGACCGCTCGCCGGCGCCGCCATGTACAACGGCATCGGGCTGCAGACCGCGCGCGGGTCCGGCACGAATGGGTACGTCCAGACCAACAAGTTCTTCATCCGGCCCCGGACCGGCGGCCCCCCCAAGGCGCCGTTCCCCAGCTACGACGACGgtcccggcgccggcgccggcgccgggggCCTCGGCGGGATGCGCAAGCCGAACAAGGAGATCCTGGAGCACGACCGCAAGCGGCAGGTGGAGCTGCGGCTGGTCTTGCTGAGGGACACCCTCGAGGAGCAGGGCTACACGGAGGGCGAGATCGAAGAGCGCGTTGAGGAGGCGCGCAAGGAGGCCGAGATcgaggctgctgctgctgccgtcgTCGCGGAGGCGGGAGGCAAGGCACCAGCAGGCGAAGGGTATGGATCTACCAACTCGTCTTATCTCTGTATTTCTCTGTATATATCTGTGTGTTACAGTTTTTGTGTGTGAAATTGCTGCAGAGTAAGTAGACCCGTGATAGATATTTGAGCAATTACATTTATGCGATTTTTTCAACTGTAAAAGGATCCTTTGTTGGTCATATAACAGTTACATCATTTTGGCAATTAGAAGCATAAGATAGCCTGCATCGTTTCTCTAGCCATGTCTCAGGGCCAGATCATGTGGCCTCGCTAGCTAGCTTATATGCTAGTACCTCATTAGCTTCTCTCGGGCAACATCTGAAAGTTATTTTACAAATTCCCTGGCAAGCTGCGCACAATGGCCAATAACAGCAGCTGCCGTACCCAACAGGAAACCTCCTTGGAGCAATTTGGTATCTCGATTTAGTGTTCAAGGTTATTTTCAAACTGAATCCTATGTAGCTAAATAGGTGATCCCCACTAACTTATTTTGCAGCACATGCAGCTGTGCAACATCATCACTTCAATTTTTATTACTCTTAGTATGACATTCTATAGCTCATGTTAGTTTGTAGTTAAATGTAATTTTGCCTGCTGTTCTTTATATATGCTTTGTTGTTTGCCCAGTTTatgtttctgttttttttttgctttattGGTATGATTATCATACGTTTGTGACAAACAGTAAACTCTTCTCAGGTTTACGGGCACACAGAGCCACCATGTCGCTGCACGGAAGGAGAAGCAACTTGAGACGATGAGGGCTGCTCTTAGGCTGGATGTTGTGACTGGACAGAAGAAGAAAGATGATGTGGACAGTGATCCGGAGTCTGGGGAGCTTGTACCTGGAAAGGAATATGATGGATTGGATATTGATGCTCACAACGATAGTAAGGCTTTAAAAGATGGTAAAAAGCATGCAAAGAAGGGGAAGAAGGGAAAAGGGAATGATAGAAAGGGTCACAGAAGTAGTTCTAGGAAGAGTAAGCATGGGTATGAATCAGAAGATGATTCTGAGACTGACCATGATGAGAAAAAGGGAAAGAAACACATGAAGAAATCCTTCTTAGATAGAGACGTTGATGACTATGTTCATAAGAAGACAATACATGGAAAAGACACTCGTCCTATTCCTGAGGCTGATTCAGAAAGTGATCACGGCAAGAAGACAAAACAGGCGAAACGCAGTCGTGATGAGGGAAAGAAGGTGCCTGTGAAGAGCTCTCGTCATGACGCCAAGGATGAGAAATCCAGAAGAAGCAAGTACAAGGATGATTCGTACAGTGACTCGGAGAGTGATGTGTCGTACAGTGATTCAGAGAGTGATTATGATCAGAAAAGGAAAAAATCCTCTCAGCACAGTTCTAAAGATGATAAACAAGCACCAAAAGCTAAAGAGAAGGAAGCCAATTCTGGAAAAAATGCTGATAAGCGCAAGAGGCATGATTCTGATTCGGATGGTTATGCTCATGAGAGGAAAGTACACCTTGATGCAGCGGTTGTTCGGAAGGACCATTCACATGAAAAATCTAAGAGCGACCTGAAGAGTGATGAATATAAAAGCAAAAGGTCTGTGGAAACTTCTCGACATGACTCTGAAGATGAGAAGCTACACAGCAAGGTTGATAGCCGCAAGAGGCATGATTCTGATTCAGATGGTTATGCTCATGAGAGGAAAGCGCGCTCTGATGCAGTGGTTGTTAGGAAGGACCATTCGCATGAAAAATCTAAGAGCGACCTGAAGAGTGATGAATATAAAAACAAAAGGTCTGTGAAGACTTCTCGCCATGACTCTGAAGATGAGAAGTTATACAGCAAGGTCCTTCCGAAGGACAAGAAGCATACTGACGAATACAAGAGGCCTGTGAAAACTTCTCGCCATGGATCTGAAGATAAGAAGTCACACAGCAAGGTCATTCGGAAGGACAAGTACACTGACGAATCAGAGACTGACTCAGGGATGCATAACAGTGAAAAGAAGAAAGCTGCAAAGTCCGTTCACCATGTTTCTAAAGTTGATAAAGCAGCACCAAAACTTAAAGAGAAGGAAGAGGACACTGGTAAAAATGTTGCTAAGCGTGTGAGGCATGATTCTGATTCTGATTCTGATGAATGGAAAGgacggcttgacacaaaggttaaAAAGATCTTGGAAGAAAAAAGAAGGGTGATGAGCTCAAGTGATAGTTCATTTTACAGCGGCAGCAGCAGCGACAGCAGCAGCAGTGAATCAGATGCGAGTGCTGAAAGTCAGGAGAATAGAAAATCTGGGAGAGGATTAAAGAATAGTGAAGATAAGACCTATGCTAAAAGAGCTTCTTACAAGAATGAGTCAGATGAAAGGAAAATCAGTCAAGATGGGAGAAGAAAGGATCTCAACGATCAAAGGCATAAGGAGGAAGAGAGAACAGAGAGGGAGAAACAAAAACAGAGGGAGGAACAGAGGAAGGAGTTGGCGAAGCAAAAACACCTGGATGAAGCGAGAAAGGAGTTGGAGAAGCAAAAACGCCAGGAAGAAGAGAGGAAGGAGCTGGAGAAGCAAAAGCAGAGTGAGAGGGAGGAAGAGAGACCGAAAGAGAGAGAACATGAGAGGAGGAAAGGTGAACATGGTATGGAAAGGGACTACCAAAGAGAAGTTGGAGAAGACAGATATGACCCAAGTGCAAATAGAGAAAGTGATGATGAGTACAGGGGCCGGAGGCCGCGTGAAGACTATGGTCGACACAGAACTGATAGCCGTGATCCGAAGAGGTCTAGATATGACGACTCTTATAAGCACTCAAGACCAGAGTATGAAGATCGCTATTCTAGAGATGAGTACAGAGACAGGAGGCATCGTTGAATGCAGAGCTTATCTTATATGTAAGCCTCACATTTTACCACTGTTTGTTATTTTGCATCATGGTAAAGAAGTAAATACACATATTTTTACCATTTAGTTGGTTAAGGTAGTCTTGTAGATGGTATGACATTTGGTtttgatatactccctccggtctcatTTAATTGACaagttagtacaactttgtactaaatcccaGTCTATTAaaaaggaccggagggagtactcttTATCTTTTAGCAGTATTTGCAATCTTTTGTGTTCGTTTTTCTTCAACCTAATTATGCTCTGGTGATCCTTTGCAGCCATCTCATCTCAATTATGATGAAACAAAGGGCAGCGCTGGTATATCTTCTTGAGCAAGGACGGTTACACTGGGTTACATTGAAGTTTCAGACGTTGAGTCGCCTAGCACAAGATTTTGGCCGTGATAGTTAATTTTGGTCATCCAGCAATGAGCTTTTGCTGCAGCAGTGAAGTTTTGTTTTCTCATGTTTGTATGAACTTTGTTCCTTTTCTGTTCCGTCAAAGCTTGAGTTGTAATTTGGAGGTTGTATACTACACCAGTTGGATCATAATGCTTCAGCAACCTATGCGGGATATGTATTAACCTATGTGCCTTTTGTTTCGAGTACCAGTGAAGTACCATTGGCTGTGCACGTTGCTTTGGCAGTTTTGCTCTGTTTAATGTAAATTCTGCGTCTCACCTTGTTTGAGACCTTTTTTCAGCTTGTTGCTGTAATTTATAAACCTACTCTGAATTAGGCTGAGTTTTGTTTTGTTGTTGTTATCTTGACTGGACTCCAGTAACATTGTTGGGTAGTGCATCAACAAAACGTACAGGTAATGATACAAATATCAAGAAGTTTTGGCTGTGTGTTTCAGAGTATAGGTGAAGCTGGACTGCTGTTTGTTCTGACAATATGTGTAGCTTATGCTATGTTTtgtcagagcatctccactcgttggggCTCCCCACCCTAAATCTGGCGAAAATTTGGCCCGGGGAGCACATTTTTCCCAGTGGCGAGTCCAGGACGGATGTAAAGTTTTTGACAAAATACGACGAATTCGAACAGAAGTAGGCGAAACTCAtgcaaacataagcgaaatttagtGACATTTAACTTATATAGACGAGTTCGTACAtatataggccgaattcgtacatatatttgaattcgacGACAGGGAAACATTAACCTAAACTAAAAGCGGCCTCCTACATGCCGAGATGGCGGTAGAAGGTCGTGTAGTCCGCgccgtcatcgtcatcgctcgagCTGGCGGCGTCCTGGGGCGACGccgcctcgtaccagcggctcgaACCCTGGCCAGGGTCGCCGGCGTGTGGCGGCGTCTGCCGGTAAATGTtgtcgtcgctgctctcctcgagcttgatcagcTCGACGGGCTTGGGCGCGACGTTCGTTGGCGCGGACGGTGCGGCGACGCGGATGACGCGTTGCCGCGCAGCGGCCGAGTCCGGCGGCCGCCggctcgcgctccgcctcctggcgctcccagtcccgcctggaccactccagtgcggcgtcctcggggaggctgttgtcggcgggcaccaggtccgtgagcgacctggcgatcgcctccgccacgacggcttcctccgcgcgcttcgcctcctcctcggcgagcttgtttgcggcgttgttgatggcggccgcggcggcctccttcttcgatgacttcctcttccgcccgcgctGCGGAGAGGAaggctggtcgcggatgacgagggcgccgctgctgcgccctctggtcggcggtggcgATGCCGGTTCCTTCTTGACGGTCGAAGGAGACGCCCACTCCTTCTTGATGGTGGCCGGCATCGACCCGCCGGACCTGGACGCCGACCGCGAgccagacgaggaggaggatggcgccatcctcctccgcatccaggaactaccgtgtcggcgcgacacggtagccgccaccggcggcggcatccccaggacgggggagttcccgtcctcgatgtgcgtgagcacattctcgagggtgcggccagacgcgctccaccatcggcggcgggcggcggcgttgttccttgccggaggaggaggagggccgtcgtaCGCGGCGAGTTCGCGTTCGTACCTTCGCCGGAAGAACGCGGTCCACGCTTCGTAGTTGTCGGGTAAGAAGCGTGcatccgcgcgctgctcgtcactgagagtgacgagcaccTCGCCGATCGCCGCTTCGAGTGCGCCCCCACCCGTTGGCGGTggcgggatcggcacgccgcctgCGCTCAGCCTCCATCCTCCCGGCGTGCGGAAGTCCGGCAGCGCCGGGTA
This region of Lolium perenne isolate Kyuss_39 chromosome 2, Kyuss_2.0, whole genome shotgun sequence genomic DNA includes:
- the LOC127336282 gene encoding uncharacterized protein → MYNGIGLQTARGSGTNGYVQTNKFFIRPRTGGPPKAPFPSYDDGPGAGAGAGGLGGMRKPNKEILEHDRKRQVELRLVLLRDTLEEQGYTEGEIEERVEEARKEAEIEAAAAAVVAEAGGKAPAGEGFTGTQSHHVAARKEKQLETMRAALRLDVVTGQKKKDDVDSDPESGELVPGKEYDGLDIDAHNDSKALKDGKKHAKKGKKGKGNDRKGHRSSSRKSKHGYESEDDSETDHDEKKGKKHMKKSFLDRDVDDYVHKKTIHGKDTRPIPEADSESDHGKKTKQAKRSRDEGKKVPVKSSRHDAKDEKSRRSKYKDDSYSDSESDVSYSDSESDYDQKRKKSSQHSSKDDKQAPKAKEKEANSGKNADKRKRHDSDSDGYAHERKVHLDAAVVRKDHSHEKSKSDLKSDEYKSKRSVETSRHDSEDEKLHSKVDSRKRHDSDSDGYAHERKARSDAVVVRKDHSHEKSKSDLKSDEYKNKRSVKTSRHDSEDEKLYSKVLPKDKKHTDEYKRPVKTSRHGSEDKKSHSKVIRKDKYTDESETDSGMHNSEKKKAAKSVHHVSKVDKAAPKLKEKEEDTGKNVAKRVRHDSDSDSDEWKGRLDTKVKKILEEKRRVMSSSDSSFYSGSSSDSSSSESDASAESQENRKSGRGLKNSEDKTYAKRASYKNESDERKISQDGRRKDLNDQRHKEEERTEREKQKQREEQRKELAKQKHLDEARKELEKQKRQEEERKELEKQKQSEREEERPKEREHERRKGEHGMERDYQREVGEDRYDPSANRESDDEYRGRRPREDYGRHRTDSRDPKRSRYDDSYKHSRPEYEDRYSRDEYRDRRHR